Proteins from a genomic interval of Musa acuminata AAA Group cultivar baxijiao chromosome BXJ1-9, Cavendish_Baxijiao_AAA, whole genome shotgun sequence:
- the LOC103997328 gene encoding L-type lectin-domain containing receptor kinase SIT2-like isoform X1 codes for MSTELLRASVCLLLLLFLHQKLAACADGEDSFTYSGFRGANLTLDGVAAISSGGLLVVTDNTIQSKGHAFYRTPLRFKESPNGTVFSFSTTFVFAFISEPADLNGDGMAFLVSPTKDFSRALGNQYLGLFNLSSVGNSTNHVLAIELDTTRNPEFQDIDNNHVGIDINNLKSDESHTAGYYLNDTGSFQNLSLRSGQTMQVWVDYDSHEMLLNVTLAPIAMAKPGRRLLSAVVNLSSVLLETMYVGFSASNGPFLTSHYVLGWSFKMNGVAQALDSSLLPSVPRAKSNHKLKVLRIGLPLASSTLVLVIVGTVVFILRRRGRYSELLEDWELEYGPHRFSYKDLFRAAKGFRDTELLGMGAFGRVYKGVLPSSGSEVAIKRVSHGSRQGMREFIAEIVSLGRLRHRNLVQLLGYCRRQGELLLVYDYMPNGSLEKFLHDQAKPALDWATRFRIIKGVASGLLYLHEDWEQVVVHRDIKASNVLLDNELNGRLGDFGLARLYDHGTDPQTTHVVGTMGYLAPELARTGKATTITDVFAFGAFLLEVACGRRPVDPTAHEDQLVLQDWVVEKWRKGSILETRDPTLGEEYAVEEVELVLKLGLLCSHPLPTKRPSMRQVVRYLEGHAPLPELSPANLSFSLLALLRKEGFDDQIMSFYCLLAASGSANHEFIFNGFSGANLTLDGVASITSSGLLRITNATTQVKGHAFRPSPLRFRDQTTGKIFSFSTTFVFGFIPEFANLSGHGVVFLISPTKDFSGALGSQFLGVFNQSNNGNSSDHILGIELDTIYDPEFQDIDDNHVGIDINSLTSNSSHTAGYYADDSGLFKALSLRNGEALQVWIDYDGQEMLLNVTLASIQMAKPQKPLLSAIIDLSSVLTGPMYVGFSSSTGSLLTSHYILGWSFNLNGVAQVLNYSLLPSLPRVRPKRGSKALTISLPLASAGLVLIVAGVVAFIVRWRIKYAEVREDWELQYGPHRYSYKDLYEATKGFEDEDLLGIGGFGKVYKGVLQTSKSEIAVKRVSHESRQGMREFVAEIVSIGRLRHRNLVQLLGYCRRKGELLLVYEYMPNGSLDKFLYGQDKPTLDWATRFRIIKGVASGLLYLHEDWEQVVIHRDIKASNVLLDHELNGRLGDFGLARLYDHGTVPLTTRVVGTMGYLAPELVRTGKAATITDVFAFGIFLLEVACGRRPVDPTADEEKLILSDWVLKNWQKGSILETTDPRLGEAYAVEEVELVLKLGLLCSHPLPTERPSMRQVVRYLEGHAPLPELSPTYLSFGAFVQRRNDGVDGRIMSNTSPVATTSVLSGGR; via the exons ATGTCAACGGAACTTCTCAGGGCCTCCGtctgccttctcctcctcctcttcctccaccaaaaGCTTGCCGCCTGTGCAGACGGAGAAGATAGCTTCACCTACAGTGGATTCAGAGGAGCCAATCTTACCCTCGATGGGGTGGCAGCGATCTCATCCGGCGGTCTTCTCGTGGTCACCGACAACACAATCCAGTCGAAGGGCCACGCCTTCTACCGAACCCCACTTCGATTCAAAGAGTCTCCTAATGGTACcgtcttctccttctccaccacttttGTCTTTGCCTTCATCTCAGAACCCGCGGACCTTAACGGGGATGGGATGGCCTTCTTAGTCTCCCCCACGAAGGACTTCTCCCGAGCCTTAGGTAATCAGTATTTAGGCCTCTTCAATCTAAGCAGCGTCGGTAATTCGACCAACCATGTCCTTGCGATCGAGCTTGACACAACCCGTAACCCCGAATTCCAAGATATTGATAATAACCATGTCGGCATCGATATCAACAACTTGAAATCTGATGAGTCCCACACTGCTGGTTATTATCTGAATGACACTGGTTCGTTCCAAAATCTAAGTCTCAGGAGCGGCCAAACCATGCAAGTTTGGGTAGACTATGATAGCCATGAGATGCTACTTAACGTGACCTTAGCTCCAATCGCAATGGCCAAACCCGGTAGACGTCTCTTATCGGCGGTCGTCAATCTTTCAAGCGTGTTGTTGGAAACTATGTATGTTGGATTCTCCGCCTCCAATGGTCCTTTCCTAACGTCTCATTACGTCCTTGGTTGGAGCTTTAAGATGAATGGCGTAGCCCAAGCTCTCGACTCCTCTCTGCTGCCTTCTGTTCCTCGTGCGAAATCAAATCACAAGTTAAAGGTTTTGCGCATCGGGCTGCCCTTGGCGTCATCTACGCTTGTTTTAGTCATCGTAGGGACTGTCGTGTTCATCCTGAGACGGAGGGGCAGGTATTCAGAGCTCCTGGAAGACTGGGAGCTTGAGTACGGGCCTCATCGGTTCTCCTACAAGGATTTGTTCAGGGCTGCCAAGGGTTTCAGGGACACGGAGCTTCTCGGAATGGGCGCGTTCGGGAGAGTGTACAAGGGTGTGCTACCGTCTTCTGGATCGGAGGTTGCAATTAAAAGAGTGTCCCATGGATCAAGACAGGGTATGAGAGAGTTCATTGCGGAGATCGTCAGCCTCGGTCGCCTCCGCCACCGAAACCTCGTCCAATTGCTGGGCTATTGCCGACGCCAAGGAGAGCTTCTGTTGGTGTATGATTATATGCCCAATGGCAGCCTCGAAAAGTTCCTGCATGATCAAGCTAAGCCTGCTCTGGATTGGGCGACCCGGTTTCGGATCATCAAAGGCGTGGCTTCAGGTCTATTATATCTTCACGAAGACTGGGAGCAAGTCGTCGTCCACAGAGACATTAAGGCGAGTAATGTGTTGCTCGATAATGAATTGAATGGAAGGTTGGGCGACTTTGGCCTAGCAAGGTTGTACGATCATGGAACGGATCCACAGACCACTCATGTCGTGGGAACCATGGGTTATCTTGCTCCCGAGCTTGCTCGAACCGGCAAGGCGACCACCATCACCGACGTGTTTGCGTTCGGGGCATTCCTTCTGGAGGTTGCTTGCGGCAGGAGGCCGGTGGACCCGACGGCGCACGAGGACCAGCTGGTTCTACAGGATTGGGTGGTGGAGAAATGGCGGAAGGGATCGATACTGGAGACGAGGGATCCGACGCTGGGAGAAGAGTACGCGGTGGAGGAGGTGGAGCTGGTTCTGAAGCTTGGACTGCTGTGCTCGCATCCGCTGCCCACAAAGCGACCCAGCATGCGCCAAGTCGTGCGGTACTTGGAAGGCCATGCGCCGCTCCCGGAGCTGTCGCCCGCGAACCTGAGCTTCAGCCTTCTCGCGCTGCTTCGCAAGGAAGGTTTCGATGACCAAATCATGTCGT TTTATTGTTTG CTTGCAGCCTCCGGCAGCGCAAACCATGAATTCATCTTCAATGGATTCAGTGGAGCCAATCTTACGCTCGACGGGGTGGCATCCATCACCTCCAGTGGTCTGCTGAGGATCACCAACGCGACAACGCAGGTGAAGGGCCACGCCTTCCGTCCATCCCCACTTCGTTTCAGAGATCAAACTACTGGTAAaatcttctccttctccaccactttCGTCTTCGGCTTCATCCCAGAATTCGCCAATCTTAGCGGCCATGGAGTCGTCTTCTTGATTTCTCCCACCAAGGACTTCTCCGGAGCCTTAGGAAGTCAGTTCTTAGGCGTCTTCAACCAGAGCAACAATGGGAACTCGAGCGATCATATTCTTGGCATCGAGCTTGACACAATCTATGACCCTGAATTTCAGGATATTGATGACAATCATGTCGGAATCGACATTAACAGCCTGACATCTAACTCTTCCCACACCGCTGGTTATTATGCTGATGACTCTGGTTTGTTCAAAGCTTTAAGCCTTAGAAATGGTGAAGCCCTGCAAGTTTGGATAGATTACGACGGCCAAGAGATGCTGCTTAATGTTACCCTAGCTTCAATTCAAATGGCCAAACCCCAAAAACCTCTTTTATCCGCCATCATCGATCTATCAAGCGTGCTGACAGGTCCCATGTATGTTGGCTTCTCCTCATCCACTGGTTCTCTCCTGACGTCTCATTACATTCTGGGTTGGAGCTTTAACTTGAATGGAGTAGCTCAAGTTCTCAACTATTCCCTACTGCCCTCTCTCCCTCGTGTGAGACCCAAGCGAGGATCAAAGGCGTTGACCATTTCACTGCCTCTAGCATCAGCTGGACTAGTTCTAATCGTCGCAGGAGTCGTGGCTTTCATCGTAAGATGGAGGATCAAGTACGCAGAGGTCCGCGAGGACTGGGAGCTTCAGTACGGCCCTCATCGGTACTCCTACAAAGACTTGTACGAAGCTACCAAGGGTTTCGAGGACGAAGATTTGCTCGGAATAGGCGGATTCGGAAAGGTCTACAAGGGGGTGCTACAGACTTCTAAATCGGAGATTGCGGTGAAGAGAGTATCTCATGAATCAAGACAGGGCATGAGGGAGTTTGTCGCTGAGATAGTTAGCATCGGTCGCCTCCGCCACCGCAACCTTGTTCAGTTGTTGGGCTATTGCCGACGCAAAGGTGAGCTCCTGTTGGTGTATGAATACATGCCCAATGGCAGCCTGGACAAGTTTCTGTATGGCCAAGACAAGCCTACTCTGGATTGGGCGACACGGTTCCGGATCATCAAAGGCGTGGCATCAGGGCTTCTGTATCTACACGAAGATTGGGAGCAAGTCGTCATCCACAGAGACATCAAGGCGAGCAATGTGCTGCTCGACCATGAACTGAATGGAAGGTTGGGTGACTTCGGCCTAGCAAGATTATACGATCATGGGACTGTTCCCCTGACCACCCGTGTCGTGGGAACCATGGGTTATCTTGCTCCGGAGCTTGTTCGAACCGGCAAGGCGGCAACCATCACCGACGTGTTTGCATTCGGAATCTTCCTCTTGGAGGTTGCTTGCGGAAGGAGGCCCGTGGACCCGACGGCGGACGAGGAGAAGCTTATTCTGTCGGACTGGGTGTTGAAGAATTGGCAGAAGGGATCGATACTGGAGACGACGGATCCAAGGCTCGGAGAAGCGTACGCGGTGGAGGAGGTGGAGCTGGTGTTGAAGCTTGGACTGTTGTGCTCGCATCCACTGCCCACGGAAAGGCCGAGCATGCGCCAAGTGGTGCGCTACTTGGAGGGCCATGCACCGCTTCCCGAGCTGTCGCCCACGTACCTCAGCTTCGGCGCTTTTGTGCAGCGTCGCAACGACGGTGTCGATGGCCGTATCATGTCGAATACTTCGCCGGTGGCTACTACATCGGTTCTCTCCGGAGGTCGTTGA
- the LOC103997328 gene encoding L-type lectin-domain containing receptor kinase SIT2-like isoform X2 — protein MSTELLRASVCLLLLLFLHQKLAACADGEDSFTYSGFRGANLTLDGVAAISSGGLLVVTDNTIQSKGHAFYRTPLRFKESPNGTVFSFSTTFVFAFISEPADLNGDGMAFLVSPTKDFSRALGNQYLGLFNLSSVGNSTNHVLAIELDTTRNPEFQDIDNNHVGIDINNLKSDESHTAGYYLNDTGSFQNLSLRSGQTMQVWVDYDSHEMLLNVTLAPIAMAKPGRRLLSAVVNLSSVLLETMYVGFSASNGPFLTSHYVLGWSFKMNGVAQALDSSLLPSVPRAKSNHKLKVLRIGLPLASSTLVLVIVGTVVFILRRRGRYSELLEDWELEYGPHRFSYKDLFRAAKGFRDTELLGMGAFGRVYKGVLPSSGSEVAIKRVSHGSRQGMREFIAEIVSLGRLRHRNLVQLLGYCRRQGELLLVYDYMPNGSLEKFLHDQAKPALDWATRFRIIKGVASGLLYLHEDWEQVVVHRDIKASNVLLDNELNGRLGDFGLARLYDHGTDPQTTHVVGTMGYLAPELARTGKATTITDVFAFGAFLLEVACGRRPVDPTAHEDQLVLQDWVVEKWRKGSILETRDPTLGEEYAVEEVELVLKLGLLCSHPLPTKRPSMRQVVRYLEGHAPLPELSPANLSFSLLALLRKEGFDDQIMSCPSSSVATASVLSGGLSVSVLTASQFLGVFNQSNNGNSSDHILGIELDTIYDPEFQDIDDNHVGIDINSLTSNSSHTAGYYADDSGLFKALSLRNGEALQVWIDYDGQEMLLNVTLASIQMAKPQKPLLSAIIDLSSVLTGPMYVGFSSSTGSLLTSHYILGWSFNLNGVAQVLNYSLLPSLPRVRPKRGSKALTISLPLASAGLVLIVAGVVAFIVRWRIKYAEVREDWELQYGPHRYSYKDLYEATKGFEDEDLLGIGGFGKVYKGVLQTSKSEIAVKRVSHESRQGMREFVAEIVSIGRLRHRNLVQLLGYCRRKGELLLVYEYMPNGSLDKFLYGQDKPTLDWATRFRIIKGVASGLLYLHEDWEQVVIHRDIKASNVLLDHELNGRLGDFGLARLYDHGTVPLTTRVVGTMGYLAPELVRTGKAATITDVFAFGIFLLEVACGRRPVDPTADEEKLILSDWVLKNWQKGSILETTDPRLGEAYAVEEVELVLKLGLLCSHPLPTERPSMRQVVRYLEGHAPLPELSPTYLSFGAFVQRRNDGVDGRIMSNTSPVATTSVLSGGR, from the exons ATGTCAACGGAACTTCTCAGGGCCTCCGtctgccttctcctcctcctcttcctccaccaaaaGCTTGCCGCCTGTGCAGACGGAGAAGATAGCTTCACCTACAGTGGATTCAGAGGAGCCAATCTTACCCTCGATGGGGTGGCAGCGATCTCATCCGGCGGTCTTCTCGTGGTCACCGACAACACAATCCAGTCGAAGGGCCACGCCTTCTACCGAACCCCACTTCGATTCAAAGAGTCTCCTAATGGTACcgtcttctccttctccaccacttttGTCTTTGCCTTCATCTCAGAACCCGCGGACCTTAACGGGGATGGGATGGCCTTCTTAGTCTCCCCCACGAAGGACTTCTCCCGAGCCTTAGGTAATCAGTATTTAGGCCTCTTCAATCTAAGCAGCGTCGGTAATTCGACCAACCATGTCCTTGCGATCGAGCTTGACACAACCCGTAACCCCGAATTCCAAGATATTGATAATAACCATGTCGGCATCGATATCAACAACTTGAAATCTGATGAGTCCCACACTGCTGGTTATTATCTGAATGACACTGGTTCGTTCCAAAATCTAAGTCTCAGGAGCGGCCAAACCATGCAAGTTTGGGTAGACTATGATAGCCATGAGATGCTACTTAACGTGACCTTAGCTCCAATCGCAATGGCCAAACCCGGTAGACGTCTCTTATCGGCGGTCGTCAATCTTTCAAGCGTGTTGTTGGAAACTATGTATGTTGGATTCTCCGCCTCCAATGGTCCTTTCCTAACGTCTCATTACGTCCTTGGTTGGAGCTTTAAGATGAATGGCGTAGCCCAAGCTCTCGACTCCTCTCTGCTGCCTTCTGTTCCTCGTGCGAAATCAAATCACAAGTTAAAGGTTTTGCGCATCGGGCTGCCCTTGGCGTCATCTACGCTTGTTTTAGTCATCGTAGGGACTGTCGTGTTCATCCTGAGACGGAGGGGCAGGTATTCAGAGCTCCTGGAAGACTGGGAGCTTGAGTACGGGCCTCATCGGTTCTCCTACAAGGATTTGTTCAGGGCTGCCAAGGGTTTCAGGGACACGGAGCTTCTCGGAATGGGCGCGTTCGGGAGAGTGTACAAGGGTGTGCTACCGTCTTCTGGATCGGAGGTTGCAATTAAAAGAGTGTCCCATGGATCAAGACAGGGTATGAGAGAGTTCATTGCGGAGATCGTCAGCCTCGGTCGCCTCCGCCACCGAAACCTCGTCCAATTGCTGGGCTATTGCCGACGCCAAGGAGAGCTTCTGTTGGTGTATGATTATATGCCCAATGGCAGCCTCGAAAAGTTCCTGCATGATCAAGCTAAGCCTGCTCTGGATTGGGCGACCCGGTTTCGGATCATCAAAGGCGTGGCTTCAGGTCTATTATATCTTCACGAAGACTGGGAGCAAGTCGTCGTCCACAGAGACATTAAGGCGAGTAATGTGTTGCTCGATAATGAATTGAATGGAAGGTTGGGCGACTTTGGCCTAGCAAGGTTGTACGATCATGGAACGGATCCACAGACCACTCATGTCGTGGGAACCATGGGTTATCTTGCTCCCGAGCTTGCTCGAACCGGCAAGGCGACCACCATCACCGACGTGTTTGCGTTCGGGGCATTCCTTCTGGAGGTTGCTTGCGGCAGGAGGCCGGTGGACCCGACGGCGCACGAGGACCAGCTGGTTCTACAGGATTGGGTGGTGGAGAAATGGCGGAAGGGATCGATACTGGAGACGAGGGATCCGACGCTGGGAGAAGAGTACGCGGTGGAGGAGGTGGAGCTGGTTCTGAAGCTTGGACTGCTGTGCTCGCATCCGCTGCCCACAAAGCGACCCAGCATGCGCCAAGTCGTGCGGTACTTGGAAGGCCATGCGCCGCTCCCGGAGCTGTCGCCCGCGAACCTGAGCTTCAGCCTTCTCGCGCTGCTTCGCAAGGAAGGTTTCGATGACCAAATCATGTCGTGTCCTTCCTCCTCGGTGGCTACTGCATCTGTGCTTTCTGGAGGTC TTAGTGTATCGGTGCTGACTGCGAG TCAGTTCTTAGGCGTCTTCAACCAGAGCAACAATGGGAACTCGAGCGATCATATTCTTGGCATCGAGCTTGACACAATCTATGACCCTGAATTTCAGGATATTGATGACAATCATGTCGGAATCGACATTAACAGCCTGACATCTAACTCTTCCCACACCGCTGGTTATTATGCTGATGACTCTGGTTTGTTCAAAGCTTTAAGCCTTAGAAATGGTGAAGCCCTGCAAGTTTGGATAGATTACGACGGCCAAGAGATGCTGCTTAATGTTACCCTAGCTTCAATTCAAATGGCCAAACCCCAAAAACCTCTTTTATCCGCCATCATCGATCTATCAAGCGTGCTGACAGGTCCCATGTATGTTGGCTTCTCCTCATCCACTGGTTCTCTCCTGACGTCTCATTACATTCTGGGTTGGAGCTTTAACTTGAATGGAGTAGCTCAAGTTCTCAACTATTCCCTACTGCCCTCTCTCCCTCGTGTGAGACCCAAGCGAGGATCAAAGGCGTTGACCATTTCACTGCCTCTAGCATCAGCTGGACTAGTTCTAATCGTCGCAGGAGTCGTGGCTTTCATCGTAAGATGGAGGATCAAGTACGCAGAGGTCCGCGAGGACTGGGAGCTTCAGTACGGCCCTCATCGGTACTCCTACAAAGACTTGTACGAAGCTACCAAGGGTTTCGAGGACGAAGATTTGCTCGGAATAGGCGGATTCGGAAAGGTCTACAAGGGGGTGCTACAGACTTCTAAATCGGAGATTGCGGTGAAGAGAGTATCTCATGAATCAAGACAGGGCATGAGGGAGTTTGTCGCTGAGATAGTTAGCATCGGTCGCCTCCGCCACCGCAACCTTGTTCAGTTGTTGGGCTATTGCCGACGCAAAGGTGAGCTCCTGTTGGTGTATGAATACATGCCCAATGGCAGCCTGGACAAGTTTCTGTATGGCCAAGACAAGCCTACTCTGGATTGGGCGACACGGTTCCGGATCATCAAAGGCGTGGCATCAGGGCTTCTGTATCTACACGAAGATTGGGAGCAAGTCGTCATCCACAGAGACATCAAGGCGAGCAATGTGCTGCTCGACCATGAACTGAATGGAAGGTTGGGTGACTTCGGCCTAGCAAGATTATACGATCATGGGACTGTTCCCCTGACCACCCGTGTCGTGGGAACCATGGGTTATCTTGCTCCGGAGCTTGTTCGAACCGGCAAGGCGGCAACCATCACCGACGTGTTTGCATTCGGAATCTTCCTCTTGGAGGTTGCTTGCGGAAGGAGGCCCGTGGACCCGACGGCGGACGAGGAGAAGCTTATTCTGTCGGACTGGGTGTTGAAGAATTGGCAGAAGGGATCGATACTGGAGACGACGGATCCAAGGCTCGGAGAAGCGTACGCGGTGGAGGAGGTGGAGCTGGTGTTGAAGCTTGGACTGTTGTGCTCGCATCCACTGCCCACGGAAAGGCCGAGCATGCGCCAAGTGGTGCGCTACTTGGAGGGCCATGCACCGCTTCCCGAGCTGTCGCCCACGTACCTCAGCTTCGGCGCTTTTGTGCAGCGTCGCAACGACGGTGTCGATGGCCGTATCATGTCGAATACTTCGCCGGTGGCTACTACATCGGTTCTCTCCGGAGGTCGTTGA